In the genome of Monodelphis domestica isolate mMonDom1 chromosome 2, mMonDom1.pri, whole genome shotgun sequence, one region contains:
- the LOC100021827 gene encoding G-protein coupled receptor 35-like translates to MKVTNSCNSGFNSLEEAYVYMSLYGVIFIVGLTFNVLALWVFCCRMRKWTETQVYMVNLAVADGCLILVLPIVIYFTKMSCSEDLSCQVPQGIYLVNVYMSISIPTAIGVDRYVAIKYPLKAKALRTPGRAAIVCVLLWVVVITMMAFRVIWQIHDGAFCFHKTTEIHTSMVLFSLLGVFLPLVILVFCTLQIVCTLLKVQRRDISEVRQIRKSVAMVCANLVVFVVCFLPLHISIVLNFFLGQNDRFKKVFKVVTLLSNTNCCLDAICYYFVAKEFQQVNPFFFLRCRQPRRVANRRQELQDKTCTTLM, encoded by the coding sequence ATGAAGGTGACCAACAGCTGCAACTCAGGATTCAACTCCTTGGAAGAGGCGTATGTCTACATGAGCCTATATGGCGTCATCTTCATCGTTGGGCTCACTTTCAACGTCCTGGCCCTCTGGGTCTTTTGCTGCCGGATGAGAAAGTGGACAGAGACCCAGGTGTACATGGTCAACCTGGCTGTGGCTGATGGCTGTCTGATCTTGGTTTTGCCCATTGTCATTTACTTCACCAAGATGAGCTGCTCTGAGGACCTCTCTTGCCAGGTCCCCCAAGGCATCTACCTGGTCAATGTATACATGAGCATCAGCATCCCCACGGCTATCGGTGTGGACCGCTACGTGGCCATCAAGTACCCATTGAAGGCCAAAGCCCTTCGAACCCCGGGTCGGGCAGCCATTGTCTGTGTCCTTCTCTGGGTTGTAGTCATCACTATGATGGCTTTTCGTGTCATATGGCAGATCCACGATGGTGCCTTCTGCTTTCATAAGACAACTGAGATCCATACCTCAATGGTACTCTTCTCCCTGCTGGGGGTTTTTCTCCCACTGGTGATCCTTGTCTTTTGTACACTCCAGATCGTGTGCACTCTATTGAAGGTTCAGAGAAGGgatatatctgaggtcagacaGATCCGCAAGAGTGTGGCCATGGTGTGTGCCAACCTGGTTGTGTTTGTCGTTTGCTTCTTGCCCTTGCACATATCAATTGTGCTCAACTTCTTCCTGGGACAAAATGACAGATTCAAAAAGGTCTTCAAAGTGGTCACCCTTCTGTCCAATACCAACTGCTGCCTGGATGCCATCTGCTACTACTTTGTGGCCAAGGAGTTCCAGCAGGTGAATCCGTTCTTCTTCCTCAGGTGCAGACAACCCAGACGTGTGGCCAATCGGAGACAAGAATTGCAGGACAAGACTTGTACAACCCTAATGTAG